From Aquificota bacterium, one genomic window encodes:
- the uppS gene encoding di-trans,poly-cis-decaprenylcistransferase: MKIPKHLAVIMDGNGRWARERGLPRIAGHYEGVKRAEDLVDACLELGIKWLTLFTFSTENWKRPESEVRALMRLLEGYLRENSHKLTEKGISVSFIGRRDRLPKSLLKEMQRVESLRPEPERLHVFFAVDYGGRDEIIRTIKRLLEAGVDIKEESFKSFSDLGNAPDPDLLIRTGGEKRISNFLLWHLAYTELYFTDVYWPDFTKEELLKAIEDYSKRTRKFGAVI, from the coding sequence ATGAAAATACCTAAGCATTTGGCTGTTATAATGGACGGCAATGGAAGATGGGCTAGGGAGAGAGGGCTACCAAGGATAGCAGGACATTACGAAGGGGTAAAAAGGGCAGAGGATTTGGTGGATGCATGTTTGGAACTTGGTATAAAATGGCTAACCCTTTTTACCTTCTCTACAGAAAATTGGAAAAGGCCAGAGAGTGAAGTAAGGGCCCTTATGAGACTTTTGGAAGGTTATCTAAGGGAAAACTCCCATAAGCTAACGGAAAAGGGTATAAGCGTTTCCTTTATAGGTAGAAGGGATAGGCTTCCCAAAAGTCTTTTGAAGGAGATGCAAAGGGTGGAAAGTTTAAGACCAGAGCCTGAAAGACTCCATGTATTCTTTGCCGTTGATTATGGTGGAAGGGATGAGATAATAAGAACTATCAAAAGGCTTTTGGAGGCTGGTGTGGATATAAAGGAGGAAAGTTTTAAAAGTTTTTCAGACCTTGGCAATGCACCAGACCCAGACCTTCTTATAAGGACTGGCGGGGAAAAAAGAATATCCAACTTCCTTTTGTGGCACTTGGCATATACAGAACTTTACTTTACAGATGTTTATTGGCCAGATTTTACTAAGGAAGAGCTTCTCAAAGCCATAGAAGATTATTCAAAAAGGACGAGGAAGTTCGGTGCTGTCATATAA